GCCTGAAATCTATAAATGAAGATGCTTTCTGCTTATTTTCTTGGAACAATAATTAGTCTAAATAGCCATCTATCTAAATTTcgctggtatggtggctagtGTCGGGACATGCaactcagatgtcgtgggttcgcgCCTCCTGTGGGCTGATGATAAATCaccggctctgtatcatgatcagttaccgctGCAGTATGGGGTCCTTAGCggtaggaggttgaaaccaacattctttggaagcatgaatttcacGCCGATGGGCCCCtctggtgtgcttgttccatgtggataggtttcatctaccaaaataataataataataataataataataataataataataataataatatatgctgggagaagaccttcattaatacaggttttattgaaaatcacTGCTATTTAacccgcgtttattttgtatagaagtttttttattcttcttattactgacttttcttctgtactcaaattgtcaaaaacgtggtatttgtcaaattgatttgtactgcattttgtatgatatattaaatttgacaaaaatttaatatcacgtttttttaacatgaatcccccatttgacgTTTCAATAGCCAATTtgaatacagaagaaaagtcagtaatgagaagaacagagaaacttctatataaaataaacgcggctgaaatagccattattttcaacaatgtaataataataatacgtaatatgAATAAACTTCAAACCTATCACATAAGATGGTTCCTGATCATCGAATCAATCCACCTTTGTTCTTAAGAGAACTCTACTTGATTAATTTTCCAGGGATAAATATCGGGAAACGGAGTTTTATCCCCGGATATTaccaagaaagagagagtaagggaTTATTACAAAGGAAGCCCACGAGCCAATTGGACAGTTCTCGTCATAGTTCAGCTTATAAGCCCCTTTCGACCAAGATGGCTAGTTCTGAACGAGGCTGATTTaagctagtatttttttttttttttttttttttgtttttttttttttttttttttgcgttttgtcTATCATAATTTCAGAATAGACATTTTCTTTCGATtttgtattttagttttgttGATTTCTTCATTATCCAAGATTTACTGGTTCTGGACTAGACTTATtgaatttgtgtgtatgtgtgtgtgtgtgtgtgtgtgtgtgtgtgtgtgtgtgttttgtctcATAATTTcagaataaacattttttttcgatttttttacgttttcttgctttttcattatttcacaattgtcattttcttttgattttttttttctttttctcacgtTTTGTCTATAACAATTTCAGAATGGAAGAGTTtcgatttaatttttttgttttttttttttcaagttttgttgcttttttcattatttcacaaTGGACATTTtctatagattttttattttttgacgttTTGTCTCTTAAAATTTCATAACGAAAATTttctttcgattattattattatttattattattattattattattattattattattattattattattattattattgcttttcgtcttttgtttaaaatttcaGAATGGACAGTTTCTTtcgattttcatattttttttttattttttttcgttttgtctatttttcataatttcacaaCTGAcatctttcgatttttttttcttgttttttgacattttgtctctttttttcaaaattttagaatgaacattttcagttttttttctattttgcactTAAATGTTACAAGAATTTGAAACTTAACGAGTTTAAttgaaactagtttttttttacgaattaccTCTTTTTCATAATTTCGCAATGGAAATAttctttagaaattttttttgcattataagtTATATGAAGTTCAAAATAGAAACAGATCATGACAAAACGTCGAGGAATGCACaagaatacgttttttttttaaatcttggttttcagagaaaatttaaaaaataaagtttgatGCATACATTCCTTTCGAGTATATAGTATGCAATCATTGATCtgattttaagtatattttgtcccaaacagaaaatattattattattattattattattattattattattattattattattattattattattattattattattattattattatattaatccgATTTTATGCATATTTTGTCCCCAAACACAAatactggattattattattattattattattattattattactattcatagTGGAATGAgtcttgaaatagaaaaaaacaaacatagttatatataatttatgtacataAACTTTACAGATGTGTTTTGGAAATATGACGGGTTTATGTAACACTCCAAACAAGTAAAcatcatccttattattattattattattattattattattatttcggaaggagaccctctcgtagacatgtttttgtaaaaaataactgctgcttcagcactattaatcttataaagagtcttctctatctttctgatgacggctttctcgttgttgcttagactggcgagcaacgcaccaaagggcatggtaaaattcggttgagtcatttgatttattattgcttatacaattctctctctctctctctctctctctctctctctctctctctctaacgcgacgtttcctcctgatcgacaggacattatcaagcgataactgctgagggactgaattccagtggttgttgttgttgtttttgatttagctgaccttgtgtcagcacgggctcttgctcacagagcagcccgtaactcaggatggtgagaaggtggtaatggtaggatatggttctttatttggtgataatgtGTGAGTTGATGAATGTGATattgaaagaaacttttgatgggtaaggttgtccaacctttttaaaccctaaggtgcccttcagtggtaggaaaagtgctatagtagtgagtgttggcaagtcagagaggccaacagatgagaagaaggaagggtatgagtctgagagattgctagtcagttagcttgtgaggtccacaaaacatttccttattccgttccaattccgagtgggaagtagtgtgtgttgttgatgcacgaggctgaaggaatgctgtgcatgaggtgaggtagtgatgaaggatgtcagagtcggggctttgcttttggatgttgggtgatgtaggttgatgttggctgtctttgtgtcagtcatgcacttggtggattgtttgttattctgtgttttgtggtttgtatgtgagtggatAGGGATGGCAGGGGGTGTGAGGGGTCTTGACTGATGTCCCCGAGATTCCAATATTTAGGAGTGttttgcacctaccttggtggtgggtaggagcataggaagcctgtaagctgttgggtgttgtttaggatgtgtcttgttatttgagtgactgattgttgatctccttcatgactttgtcttagttgttgtgtttctgggcagtgtaatatatagtgttccagtggttcttctgtatttgtttcgcagtatttacatggtttagggttgttttctattttttgccatgtgcattggtatccaaaccttagacggtgtattattaccgctagtgctcgtgcatgttcttcggtatgctgtgtggTTGAAGTTGTGTGTGTcgcataccattttgcagtcttggagcctccgaagatggctctcctaattttgctttcctcctgtgtttggcagtatgctgctgctatgctttttagttgggttagtgagaggtttattttgatgttgacattgtttatgtgtagcccgctttttgccagggaatcagcttcctcatttccttgtattccaacatggctcgggatccagttgagagttatttgtctgtttctgctttgatggagttttgccagtgcccatatgctcgttaggagtttgatattttcctttgctttgccttttgtgatggcttgtattgctcctttcgagtcggtgtgtattgtagtgttgcccagtctgtgttgggagtcttctagtgctttggcgatagctatcagctctgtctgtagtgtggagcattgtcggagagcctccagcttcctttgagtgttgttgagtagacccctgctgctgccgctgggacgctgaggtctactgatccatctgtaaagtatatgtttgtggcggttgtcaactgtattgcttcttgtgctgcttgctttaactgttgggtggttcatgcttccttgcttgctggaagaattgtgtagtttgtgttaaaGGTTCTGTTTCCCAGGGTGCTGATTCTGTGTATTCACTGAAGGGGGTGTCTTCCCTGATGGCTGCAGCatgattttgcatgcctactcttctcagtgtatctagaaggtctccagcatatgttttgggagggtctagctcttcatggagattaTGCATTTCCTTATCTCCTTTTTGAGTGGAcatctctgtcattttttaaggtttttagcaggatggatgtgtttctctgatcTATCCTATGCAGTTCAGagattgtagttttgtttcatgtctcaggatgcataggttggtccacattggtgctcctgtaatgagtcttaatggcattgttttggattacctcaaaactttttttaatttttttggttcagtgcttgtgagattagtgaggactggtgcggcatactctactgttgatcttattgtctgtatgtagaaaattctgagggcatggtatacggctccctgccttagcgaggtgattcttttcatggcgttttggtctgcatttgatcttttgtttaagtgtttctatttctttgtgtggtgAGAGCTGTATGTGATGTTGACCTCCTAGGTACATGAAGTTGTCTACCATCGATGGGTTCTCCCATGAGTTGTATTGGGTTCAGGtcctgtattgtatttgattgccaTTGTGGCCTTGGTTTTGCCGTGTTGATtttagtcctaggactgtgcatttgtttttCAATCTGTGTTATCGCGCTTTGCTGTGTTGGTGGGTCTCTATGCCTGTCTGTGCTGACCAAGCACACATcgtctgcatatatgaaaatttcaactccatttgggaagattgctgttggctaatttctccattagtatattgaagaggaagggctgagtattcctccttgaggtgttccattttccagactaagaattcggaggttgctccttgaaaggtaactctggcttgtctgttttgcatgtatcTTTTGGTCCATGCTAAAGAAGGTTGCCTTTAACCGTCTTGTTGGCTAAGGCTGCCAGGATAGCAGCTGACACTTGCaagttcgtaggctttttctaggtcgagaaatactacgattgcttttcttgttatttattgtggccatcacatctgctagacattcctgtgtgcctatcccctctttgtaggcatataaaAGCGGTGGTGTAAGGGCCCCGTGTTTTCCACAGCAGTCTGTttaacaccattctctctgccgctttctgtgcagctgatgagagaaatgggtctgtaggcgttgggctcctttggtttgggaattggttgtgtgttttgttggttccattgtgtgggCTGATCTGCTCTGTGTACGTTCTGTTTATTATGTGGAGATGCACTGTCTTTGCTGCGTTTCCCATGTTTTTTAACATGCTATATGTAAtcatgtctgctcctggtgctgtgtctgttcccttttggagggctttgtcaagttctttcattgtgaatggtgtgtccgtgtcatcaaaattgctgcaggctgtattgatgattctccatcttccaggattgagtgccacttgtctttctcgtgtgactggtggtaggtgaattgatttggttctgtctgcaaagtgttgtgctagtctgtttgcttcagctaGAGGGTTGGGATGGTGTGCCTGTGTTGGCCTGGTCTTTCCTGATACCTTGTTGAACCACTTGAACATCTTTGCAATGGGCGTCATTCGAGTGGTTTCTGAGTACCATTTTAGCCAGGTTTCCTGCTTAACTCCTTAGCAGTTTGGGCTGCGTGGTTTACGACTTCTCTTAGGGTCGTGTGCAACTCGTCGGTGGGGTTCcttctgaatattttccttattctgtttactcttgagttcatttctttgattctagAGTTGTAGTACCAACTGTCCTTGTGTGGGGTTGCATTTGTTCTAAAGGCTTTCTTTGGCATGGAAATGTTTGCCGCGTTGTGCAGGCTCTCTACAAAGTCCTGTTGGAGCGTGCATATGTTGAGGGCTGGATTTTGAATGTACTGTGTTGCCCATGTGTTCATGTGGTTTTGAAATGTTGGCCAGGTTTGCTAGGTCCGGTCTCCATCCTGCGGAGGGGGGCGGTGGTGGGGGAATTTTCATTATCTAGTTTGTTTCAGTTGCAAAATGGTCACTGGTTAGTGTTGGGTGCACTCTCCATGTGCAGTCTTCAGGTTTCCAGTATGAAGCTTAGGTCTAGCCTGCCTCCTCGTAGGTGTGTTGCTTCATTTGTGTCATTTATTAGTGCAACGTCCGGAAATTCTTCCATTAGTGTGTATGTGCCTGTTGCATTTGTGTGCTGTCTCGACTGTAAGCATGGGTggtgtgcattgaagtctcctgcaaagaaggtgttttctctggaggctgcaCTGAAGAGGTTCTCTCCTCAAGATTTTTCCATGCCCTTTGTAGATATTGTGTATGGTGAGTGACGTGTTCGCTAGTCTTATGAGGACAGTTAGTCTCAATCCCATCACCAcagtttatgtttcttattttttccgagggaattgttgtttttattagggtgaTCAGCCCTCTATTTGAATCTGTATGTGGAGTTTTATAAACTGTGTATCCTTTGAATGTGAAGTTGTTGTTTTCCCTAATTAGTGTTCCTGCAGCAGGATGACGTCGTGTCTTTCTGAGAGTACTCTTGATTGTAGTATGGCATATTTTGTGTTGGcactgtttatgttccattgtaatattttagactggtgtatgatgaaatGTCTTCAGTGTTTTTGGGGGCGTGTTTGGTGTTGATTGTTTCCTTCCATCTTAATAAGGTGTCAGTGCTACAATCGTTTTTCCTGAGGTCAGCTGTTAGGTTTAGGTTTGGAAACGGGAATTGTTGAAAAATTCACCCTCAcaattttctctatttccctcctaaagtcgtcTTTACTGAGGCGGTAGGTGGGTTTCTCTGGTGACTGCTCTACGGTGTTGTGCTGACTTTCGGCACTGGTACTACCGTCACGGgtggagttgggggtggggggtgtgttcatgtgattgggtgggtgggaagtaggggtgttttccgagttgatgtggagtagaaggacatggggtttgaggcaggtgtgggtgtgtgtttgtgtcttgtTTTGTGTCTGTCTGGAGTCCTCTGTGGTATGTGTTCCgttgttggtcttgttgtggttgttgtgtaGGTGGATTGCGTCTCTGATTGGTGGGGGGTTTCTGCTGCCTATATCTGGGTTCTTGGTGTCTGTGTtgctgtggttgttgttgctgtagtggAGGTGGGTTGTATTCCGTTGGTTGCTGAGGATGTGATGTTTGTtgtgggtgttgttgttgtgtgggtGGGTTTTGTTGTGGTAGGTGTTGAGGGTATGATGTGTGTTGTGGGGTGTTTGTGTTGCTGTTGCAACGTTCTGGTGGTGTCTGGGGGTTCTGGCCTTTCATTCGCCAAATCCTCTTAAGTCTTTCCGGACAGCCTTTATGCCAGGCGTGATGCTGCCCTTTACAATTCGGGCATTTTGCTGtcgtcctctctttccttttgtaCCGATCTAAGCACTCTTGTGTTGGGTGCTTGCCACTACAAATCCCACAAATGTGTTTGTAGCCGCATTCACGTTGATGGTGTCCAAATCTTTGACACCTAAAGCACCTTAGTGGTTCAGGGGTGAATTCTTCAGTGGGGAATTTTCCCCATATTGGTATGTCCACTTCAGCAGGCCTTTCCCCTTGGAAAGTCACAAgaacctttcttgttggttctcctGCTTTGTTTGTGCACCGGGTGGCGTCTAACACAAAGGAGAGGTCTTTTATGGGGTCGATTGGGAGGTTTACTGGGTATCTGCATATGAGTCCTTTCCGTATTCTGTCGTTTGGGTCCAGTGCCTTGCAATGTccgtccttcttgagtacttcttcGGTATGTTTGTCTTTAGGTATCAGAATGAATTGTCCTGTCCGGGTTGGTCGTGCCTGGAAAACGATGTCCTTGTGTCTGTCTTCAATGGCTTTTATTGTGGTGTAGGCTGTTTCTCCAGGTTTTTGTATTGGTTTGAATCTCAGTCGTGGGAATTCGGTGTCTGATTGCAAGTTAAAAGTGTCCGTGTTTTGTGttgatttcttcatgtttttcttACTGCGTACAAGTGTAAAGCCATCATTGTCCTGTGAAAGGTCGTCTTCCGTGTCAGAGCAGTCCTAGGGGAGAGGAGCTGTTGGTGGGATGTTCTTTTGAGTGTGCAGGAGAGTTATCAGGGGGAGAGGAAATCCGTGGTCGTTGTGTCACGTGTTCGTCCCTAGGGGGAGTTGGTACCTGATCTATTTCGTCTTCTAGTCGGTGTCATGGCTGTGATGGGGGCTGAGGAGTCGTCATGGATGATGTGATCTTGTGATATGATAGAGGTTGAAGGTTCCATGTCTATGGAGTGATATTATGAGGGTGAGTGACTAAGTGATTGTTGTGTATATGTTGCCTGAAGGGCTTGGATGTTTTAAGTTATCTTGGAATCTGGCTTATGGAAGGCGCCAGCCTATGGTTTTCCTGTGCTACTTTTTGCAATATAGTATTGCGACAgtaggaagatttgtctctttggtcttgcttcTGTTGGAGTTTTTAGACCTCAAGGGCTACCAAATGTTCACAAGAGAGACGGTGTTAGTAAGAGAAATTGTTATTTTTGAGAAAAGGTAGTAGTGATTTTAAGTCTTCAAATTGCTTATaagagtgagagagctctctcaaatcTTATTCTCCCTTGCCAAGCGCGCCAACTATAAAGTCGGCAGGGCTAAAATGCAGGGAAAGTCTGCAGCAAGCTGATTGGCTGGTGGCCGAGAAGCACAAGCTTCAAATCCTACAAAGAAGCTTGAAGGTTTTCCTGCTGGCTTCTGATTGGTCGTGGAGGAGTCTGGGCGGAGCTGTCGCTGGAAGTGGGTGGAGTCTAAGAGCGGTGTGAGCGGAGGTGTTGCTACCACGGATGCCGAGCAGcaactgaattccagtggcgagtccttctccttttatcgtggtgttgcgagctctccagtacgatcAGAGCACTgtttctccggtaggtcgagtttttattggttcccggggggaaggtgactcatacggcggcgttggactagtcttgcagaccttctcaggtatgGGGGTATCacccgggagcctcttgattgtcttctacctgcgtgacgtcacccctggtattattctcatgtccggtgttcgttccatgcgcgctggtactttcgttaggggagaggggtgtggtcctcctcacacaacgtcggtatcaggaacgcttcttgggtggtattgaggggaggcttttcttcgaggatagcagcgcttctaggacgcagacgtcgtgggtcaggtgctctcccgatgatcttagtattcctgacgatgtcgtctctcgtgatgtttctgcggtgtactgcaagggcgtgctgcctaatgtcgccctcctgggcgtggcaggaaatcctttttgaacAGGCGCATCGTCCGTCATGCCGATGTAATCCCAttgggcatccttgggcggggcatacgtatcggtagacgacgttggactgct
The sequence above is a segment of the Macrobrachium nipponense isolate FS-2020 chromosome 2, ASM1510439v2, whole genome shotgun sequence genome. Coding sequences within it:
- the LOC135221377 gene encoding uncharacterized protein LOC135221377, encoding MIPYRLVDWDVGDPLKQSNVVYRYVCPAQGCPMGLHRHDGRCACSKRISCHAQEGDIRQHALARQLRPDSSTTNQKPAGKPSSFFDCSDTEDDLSQDNDGFTLVRSKKNMKKSTQNTDTFNLQSDTEFPRLRFKPIQKPGETAYTTIKAIEDRHKDIVFQARPTRTGQFILIPKDKHTEEVLKKDGHCKALDPNDRIRKGLICRYPVNLPIDPIKDLSFVLDATRCTNKAGEPTRKVLVTFQGERPAEVDIPIWGKFPTEEFTPEPLRCFRCQRFGHHQRECGYKHICGICSGKHPTQECLDRYKRKERTTAKCPNCKGQHHAWHKGCPERLKRIWRMKGQNPQTPPERCNSNTNTPQHTSYPQHLPQQNPPTQQQHPQQTSHPQQPTEYNPPPLQQQQPQQHRHQEPRYRQQKPPTNQRRNPPTQQPQQDQQRNTYHRGLQTDTKQDTNTHPHLPQTPCPSTPHQLGKHPYFPPTQSHEHTPHPQLHP